From the genome of Gracilinanus agilis isolate LMUSP501 chromosome 2, AgileGrace, whole genome shotgun sequence, one region includes:
- the LOC123235190 gene encoding non-histone chromosomal protein HMG-14-like, which translates to MPKRKVSSAEGEVREEPKRRSARLSAKPVLAKADPKPQKTTGKDKSEDKKVHTKGKKGAKGKQAEVTNQEENKDDLPAENGEMKNEEVPLSDSAGEKETKSE; encoded by the coding sequence ATGCCCAAGAGGAAGGTCAGCTCTGCAGAAGGGGAAGTAAGGGAGGAGCCCAAGAGGAGGTCAGCAAGATTGTCAGCTAAACCAGTCCTTGCAAAGGCTGACCCCAAGCCCCAAAAGACAACAGGAAAGGATAAATCTGAGGACAAAAAAGTtcatacaaaaggaaaaaaaggagcaaaaggaAAACAAGCAGAAGTGACTAACCAAGAAGAGAATAAAGATGACTTACCTgcagaaaatggagaaatgaaaaatgaagaggtcCCACTCTCTGATTCAGCAGGAGAGAAAGAAACCAAATCTGAATAA